In the genome of Phormidium ambiguum IAM M-71, the window ACGTTTTAGACATCAACGCCCGGGACATCAGCCAATCCCAAGCACCCTACGAATTAGTTAGTCAATTGCGGGCTAGTTTCTTTGTCATGGGGCCAATGCTGGCGCGGTTAGGGGTGGCGAAGGTGCCGCTTCCGGGTGGTTGTGCGATCGGAGCCAGACCTGTAGATCTTCATGTCAGGGGTTTACAGTTGATGGGGGCAGATGTACAAATCGAACATGGCATGGTTAACGCTTATGTTCGAGGCAAAAGCCGCCGCTTGAAAGGAGCCCACATTTACTTGGATTACCCCAGCGTTGGAGCCACTGAAACCATCATGATGGCGGCGACGCTAGCGGAAGGAGAAACCACGATCGAAAATGCGGCTCAAGAGCCAGAAGTCGTGGATTTAGCAAATTTCTGTCGAGCAATGGGAGCGCGGATTCAGGGTGCAGGAACTAAAACCATTGTGATTGATGGGGTTCCCCGCCTCCACTCTACGGAATACAGTATCATTCCCGATCGAATTGAAGCCGGAACTTTTTTAGTAGCAGGAGCAATCACTCACTCAGATCTCAGTTTGTATCCTGTAGTTCCCGATCATCAAACAGCTGTAATTTCTAAACTGCGAGCAATGGGTGCTCAGGTATTTACTGAAGGCTCTGATTGCTTACGTATAGTAGTTAAAGAACGCCTGACAGCGACAGATATTGAAACTTTGCCTTATCCGGGATTTCCTACGGATATGCAAGCACAGTTCATGTCTTTGCTAACTTTAAGCGAAGGAGACAGCGTAATTTCGGAAACTGTCTTTGAAAATCGCTTACGTCACGTCGCCGAGTTGAATCGGATGGGCGCAGATATTCGGATTAAGAGTAATCATGCGATCGTTCGTGGTGTACCAATATTGTCCGGTGCGCCTGTTTTGGCAACGGATTTACGCGCTTCGGCAGCATTAGTGCTGGCGGGGTTAGCAGCACA includes:
- the murA gene encoding UDP-N-acetylglucosamine 1-carboxyvinyltransferase; translation: MTRVTGLTDTNANTKEDQTVLEILGGTPLSGQVRVSGAKNSALAIMAGALLCSEDCRLRNVPSLMDVRRMGEILSALGVKVQQDGDVLDINARDISQSQAPYELVSQLRASFFVMGPMLARLGVAKVPLPGGCAIGARPVDLHVRGLQLMGADVQIEHGMVNAYVRGKSRRLKGAHIYLDYPSVGATETIMMAATLAEGETTIENAAQEPEVVDLANFCRAMGARIQGAGTKTIVIDGVPRLHSTEYSIIPDRIEAGTFLVAGAITHSDLSLYPVVPDHQTAVISKLRAMGAQVFTEGSDCLRIVVKERLTATDIETLPYPGFPTDMQAQFMSLLTLSEGDSVISETVFENRLRHVAELNRMGADIRIKSNHAIVRGVPILSGAPVLATDLRASAALVLAGLAAQGKTIITGLQHLDRGYENLEMKLQNVGARLRRIQMEGETETESAEANPTTVVG